In the SAR86 cluster bacterium genome, GCAGCCATGCAGATATTCCTCTTTGTGGAGGACAAATTATAGATAATTTCATAACTTGTCCTGTTCATGGGGCTGTATTTGATCTAACTGATGGATCTGTACAGTCACCTCCAGCCTTCGAAGATCTAGAAACTTTTGAAGTAAAAATTGAGGGCACTTCTATTAGTGTTAAAAAAAGTATTTCAGAGTAATATTAATTTTATGGATTATGAATTTATTGACTGTATTGAAATCGAGCCCTCAATAAGGCGTATTTTCTTAAATAGGCCTAATAAAAGAAATGCTCTTTGCAACCCATTAAGAAAAGAACTTTTCAATTGTTTAGAGGCTTTAGATAATGACTCTAAAGTAAAAGTTATCATCATATCTGGCAAGGGGTCATGTTTCTGCGCAGGATACGACCTTTCATATGATAACAGCAAAGATTTACCATACCATGCCAGTAAGACAGATGGGTTTTGGCCACGCCATGTAGTTGAAGGAGCCTTTAAGATATGGGATCTTTCAACACCCGTCATTGCAGAAGTGCATGGCTACTGTTTGGCAGGAGGAACAGAACTCGCAGCTTCATGTGATCTTGTTTATTGCTCAGATGATGCTGAAATAGGGTATCCAGTAGTTCGATCAATGAGCCCTCCAGATAATCAATTCTTTCCTTGGTTGTTGGGCATGAGAAACGCAATGGAGATGATGCTTACTGGAGAAACAATAACAGGAAAACAAGCAGCAGAAAATGGGTTTGCAAATAAGTCTTTCTCTGCTGACATTTTGTCAAAAGAGGTTGAAAAAATTGCAAGTAAAGTAGCAAAAGTGCCTTCGGACATACAGGCGATCAATAAAAGATCAATACATAGACAGATGGAGATTATGGGTATGAGAGATGGCATAAGGGTCGGTACAGAATTACAAGCTCTTGCTATGCACAGTAATTCCACTAAAGAACATCTCAAGGAGCTTTCATCAGGATTAAAAGAAGCATTGGATAAGAGAGACAAAGACTTTGGTGACTATAGGACAAAAAATAAAACATAAAATTCTGATAATTTTTGTGTGTATCATTTTAGGTTCCTGCTCTAATTCAACTCAACCAAATGGTGTTGAATGGAGTGGCCCACTTAATTTCATGCATGTTACAAAAGAAAAAATGGAAATGATTTATTCGGTTGATGTCACAGGACAAAAAGTTTTTCTGGATGGTTTCTACGAAGTCACTAAAAAAAATACTGATAAAGTCTTATTCCGTTTAAAAGTTGAAGAATTAGAGCTCGGAAATAGAGAGGACGGAAGAAGCTTTTGTAGAGTATGGGGTGAGATCGATGAAAGCCATATCCAAAGTTACTTGTTCGCTTTAGATTGTAAGCCAATCTAATAGATGAAATCTGATTTTTTAAAGTCCCAAAAAATAATTCATTGGATAATGGCTATCATTATTATGCTGGATCTTAATATCGCACAAAAATTTGGAGGAGAGATGGATATCTTGGATAGGCTGGAATCAAGGATTGATCACACTAGTGTCGGACTATTCATAACATTTCTTTTTTTATTGAGAGTCTTCTTAAGATATAAATATGGATCTCCGGGTTATCCCGACTCCATGCCTAGATGGCAAGTAATCTCAGCTAAAGTTGGTCATTACGGACTTTACTTCTTGATGGGTGGATTGATTGTTACCGGTTTGTTGACAGCAAGGTATGCAACTGACCCGATTCTTGCTTTTAATACGCTAAATCTAACAATGGGCAATGGGGATTTACAAATTTATAACGTAATTAGATTTTTTCATGAGGTTTTTACAAATTTAATAATAGCCTTTATCGCTATTCATATTTTTGCTTCTATGTATCATCATTTCATTGCAAAAGATTTAACAACTTTAAATATGATTAAATTTTGGAAGAATTGATTTAACCCCAACTAAATTTAGCCCATTAATTCATTATTCTCATTTTTAAGTCGTTGATAAGCATATCAATAGAAATATTTGAATTTGTAGATCCAAAAATATATCTATCAGGTCTAACTAGGAAGGCTGTATCCTTTTCCATAAAAGATTTCATCCAAGGATTTTTCTCAATATATTTCTTTTCAAGAATGACTAACTTACATTCTATTAAATCAAGAAATTCACATTGATCTTCAGAGATTTCCAAAGGAGATTTTGATATCAAAGAAAAGTTTTTCCCTAAAATATGATCCATTCTCTTTACAACTTCTTTATTGTAATACTCTACGGGTTGGGGAAAAATCTCTCCAGCATTCATTGACTGATCAGCCTTTCCACCAAAAAAAAGACCCTTCGTAAGATTAGGTAATATAAAAGATCCATAACCCTTCTGAACTAAATCCTGTGATACCTCCTCTGGAGTTTCTGCCTCAGCATAAGCTTCCATTAATTCTCCAATACCCGCAGAATTTTTCACAACAAATCTAGAATGCGGAATTCTCTCTATCTCGAAGCTATCGACTAAATTTGTATTTAACTTATTTTTAATTGATACCGCGATTTTCCAGGATAAGTTCACTGCATCTCTATAACCAGACATCATACCTTCTCCCATAAATGGAGGAGCTTGATGCGCGGCATCGCCTATTAAAAAGCAGTTACCTTTCTGAAAATTTTTAGCAATTACCGAATGGAACTGGTAAACAGCCTTTCTTATGATTTTATATTCTTCTGGCTGCAACCATTTAGCTATCAGCTCGTGAATGGTTTTGTCATCTAAGAAGCTTTCCTTATCTTCATGCTCATGAATAATGAATTCCCATCTTCGAAAAGGTAAGTGAGAAGGAACAAAAGTTGCAAGCCTTTCTTTGTCACAAACTTGTATTAACTTATCACCAAGTTTATCAGGCTCATTTAGTTCAACATCAATAACAATCCAATCACGATTATAATTTAAGTCCTCTTGAGAGATGCCTAGCTGTTTTCTTACAACACTTGATCCTCCATCAGAGCCTATTAAATATCTAGAAGTAAAATCTTTCTCTTCTTGATTATTTAAATTGATAGTTTTAAAACTTACAGATTCTTGATTTTGATCAAGACTTATGAATTCATGTTCTAACATAATTTCAACATTAGAATTTTCTAATTTTTTTCTTATATCACGATCTGTGTAGGGCTGATGAAATAGGCTTGATGCCGGCCAACCATTTGCTGATACAAAACCTTTTAAATCAATAGAACCACCAATAATTTCCAAATTCTTGTCAGAAAAGTAAGCACCTCCAAGAATAGTGCTATTTTTAAGGTAAATGTCCTCAATTCCAGCTAATTGCGACATTCTAAAACCTTGATCGCTTACAGTTACTGCTCTCGGAAGATTGTAAATATCTTTTTCTTTATCGATG is a window encoding:
- a CDS encoding bifunctional 3-(3-hydroxy-phenyl)propionate/3-hydroxycinnamic acid hydroxylase, coding for MNHFDVAIIGIGPAGSMAALLLESYGMRVLCIDKEKDIYNLPRAVTVSDQGFRMSQLAGIEDIYLKNSTILGGAYFSDKNLEIIGGSIDLKGFVSANGWPASSLFHQPYTDRDIRKKLENSNVEIMLEHEFISLDQNQESVSFKTINLNNQEEKDFTSRYLIGSDGGSSVVRKQLGISQEDLNYNRDWIVIDVELNEPDKLGDKLIQVCDKERLATFVPSHLPFRRWEFIIHEHEDKESFLDDKTIHELIAKWLQPEEYKIIRKAVYQFHSVIAKNFQKGNCFLIGDAAHQAPPFMGEGMMSGYRDAVNLSWKIAVSIKNKLNTNLVDSFEIERIPHSRFVVKNSAGIGELMEAYAEAETPEEVSQDLVQKGYGSFILPNLTKGLFFGGKADQSMNAGEIFPQPVEYYNKEVVKRMDHILGKNFSLISKSPLEISEDQCEFLDLIECKLVILEKKYIEKNPWMKSFMEKDTAFLVRPDRYIFGSTNSNISIDMLINDLKMRIMN
- a CDS encoding Rieske 2Fe-2S domain-containing protein produces the protein MSDEFINVADITDIEINQSQSVELEGKAVLICHTTKGIFAVEDKCSHADIPLCGGQIIDNFITCPVHGAVFDLTDGSVQSPPAFEDLETFEVKIEGTSISVKKSISE
- a CDS encoding cytochrome b/b6 domain-containing protein, whose translation is MAIIIMLDLNIAQKFGGEMDILDRLESRIDHTSVGLFITFLFLLRVFLRYKYGSPGYPDSMPRWQVISAKVGHYGLYFLMGGLIVTGLLTARYATDPILAFNTLNLTMGNGDLQIYNVIRFFHEVFTNLIIAFIAIHIFASMYHHFIAKDLTTLNMIKFWKN
- a CDS encoding enoyl-CoA hydratase-related protein encodes the protein MDYEFIDCIEIEPSIRRIFLNRPNKRNALCNPLRKELFNCLEALDNDSKVKVIIISGKGSCFCAGYDLSYDNSKDLPYHASKTDGFWPRHVVEGAFKIWDLSTPVIAEVHGYCLAGGTELAASCDLVYCSDDAEIGYPVVRSMSPPDNQFFPWLLGMRNAMEMMLTGETITGKQAAENGFANKSFSADILSKEVEKIASKVAKVPSDIQAINKRSIHRQMEIMGMRDGIRVGTELQALAMHSNSTKEHLKELSSGLKEALDKRDKDFGDYRTKNKT